Within the Deinococcus sp. Leaf326 genome, the region GGACTGGTCGTCCGACTATAGGGCTCGGCACAGGATGTGCCTCTGGTTTTGTGAACGATCACAGACTAAATCTCACTGGACTCGCCGTCAAGTCCCCCAGCTTTGGACAGGCGGAGGAAGGGCAGAGTCGGCATACCCGTCTTGGGAGGAGGGTTCCAGCCCCAGCCCCGACGCCGATAATTTCCCGCAAAGGTTGAACTGAGCGTAGAAAATCCAGCTGGAGGGGTCTTTCTCCAAGCGGGGGTTCAGTCCGCCGGCTGGGCCCGCCCCCTGCGACCAGCCCAGTGCCGCGCCGGGATGGAGAGTGCTCCCGGCTTGACAGGCACCGGAGAGAGCTCCTACGCTGTGACCGTTCACAAAAGCTTGAAACCAAATCGAAGACGAAGGACGTTCCGGGTCGGCGCACCGTCCCAGACGGTCCGGTGCGGCCACGCCGTGAGACAGGAGAAAGGAGATAGGCATGATCGAACCGACAGCTGGTCAAGCAGAGCAGTACACCGTGGGGGTGGATTTCGGCAGCCTGTCGGGCCGGGCCCTGCTCCTGCGGCTCAGCGACGGCGTGGAGGTCGCCAGCAGCGTGCTGGACTACCCGCACGGCGTCATGAGCCGTGAACTGCCCGGCGGCCCGGCGCTGCCGCCCGAGTGGGCCTTGCAACACCCGCAGGACTACCTCGACGTGCTGCGGCACACCGTTCCCGCCACGCTGCGGCAGGCGGGGGTGCGTCCCGAACAGGTCGTCGGGATCGGGATCGACTTCACGGCCTGCACCGTGCTGCCCACCCGCGCCGATGGCACGCCGCTGTGCTTTCTGCCCGGCTGGGAGGGGCGCCCGCACGCCTACGTGAAGCTCTGGAAGCATCACGCCGCGCAGCCGCAGGCCGACCGCCTCAACGCCGCCGCCCGTGAGCGCGGCGAGGGCTGGCTGACCCGCTACGGCGGCCTCCTGAGCAGCGAATGGGCGCTTGCCAAGGGGCTGCACCTGCTTGAGGAGGACCCAGAGGCCTACGCGGCCGCCGACCGCTTCATCGAGGCGGCCGACTGGGTGATCTGGCAATTGTCGGGCCGCGAGACGCGCAACGTCTGCACCGCCGGGTACAAGGCGGCGTACCAGGACGGAGCCTACCCGTCGCGCGAGTATTTCGCGTCGGTCAATCCGGCCTTTGCCGACTTTGCCGACAAGTTGCGTGGGCCGCTGGCCGCGCTGGGCGAGCGCGTGGGCGGCCTGAGCGCGGCGGGGGCCGAACTGACCGGCCTGCTGCCCGGCATCGCCGTCGCCGCTGCGAATGTAGACGCGCATGTCACCGCGCCCGCCGTCGGAGCGGTGAGGGCCGGGCAGCTCGTGGCCATCATGGGCACGAGCACCTGCCACGTCATGACCGGCGAGGGACTGCGCGACGTGCCCGGCATGTGCGGGGTGGTAGAGAGCG harbors:
- the araB gene encoding ribulokinase, with protein sequence MIEPTAGQAEQYTVGVDFGSLSGRALLLRLSDGVEVASSVLDYPHGVMSRELPGGPALPPEWALQHPQDYLDVLRHTVPATLRQAGVRPEQVVGIGIDFTACTVLPTRADGTPLCFLPGWEGRPHAYVKLWKHHAAQPQADRLNAAARERGEGWLTRYGGLLSSEWALAKGLHLLEEDPEAYAAADRFIEAADWVIWQLSGRETRNVCTAGYKAAYQDGAYPSREYFASVNPAFADFADKLRGPLAALGERVGGLSAAGAELTGLLPGIAVAAANVDAHVTAPAVGAVRAGQLVAIMGTSTCHVMTGEGLRDVPGMCGVVESGILPGQYGYEAGQSGVGDIFAWFVNTAVPAATKRDADAAGRDLHMHLSLLAARLRPGESGLLALDWLGGNRSVLVDADLTGLIMGLHLHTRPEEIYRALLEATAFGTRVIVENFAAAGVPVTEFIAAGGLVKNAFLMQLYADVLDLPVSVADTAQAPALGSAMHAAVAAGVYPDIGAAAAHLARVKKAAYTPDPATRAAYDALYAEYVRLHDAFGRANGPLFSTMKTLGRLRRGAAPVGDATPAEATDAGVLA